The DNA segment TCCATCTTCTGGAAGTATGTGCTGGAGGCCGCGTATATTGAGGTCGTGAGGAGGAGCAGGATTAGGAGCCTCGTCAGGTCCCTCATCAGCTCACTCATCACCCTTCGGATTTAACCCTTCCGATCCTCACCGGGTGAGGCTTCACCGTCATTCAGTAACCCCGTAATCCTCGCTAGTCTCCTCATGGCGGACTCCTTCTCTTGATCCGGGAGGTTGGACTGTATCACGCCCGAGCGGAGGACCTCTATGGCCCTGTCCATGAGCCCTGTCCTGACGGGGAAGGGGACGCCATCCTTTCCCCCGAAGGCGAAGCTGTACCTGGCCGGATCCCTCCTGCTGGCCGGGGCGCCGTATATCACCTCGGCTATCAGGGAGAGGGCCCTGAGGAGGGAGGGGCCGATCCCCCTGACGAGCAGGAGGTCCTCGTAGTTTCTCAGCCCGAGCTGGTTGGCCTCCTCGACGGCCCTCCAGTCTATCCTCCTGGGCATCCTCAGGAACCTCCCCTCCCCCATGTAAGGGCTCAGGGGTCCTGAGCTGACCTCCTCGACCAGCCTCCTGAGCCTGGAGCTCCCCTCCGCTATTAGGTCCAGGGAGGCCCTCCTGTTCTCCTCAGACTCCCCTGCAGCCAGGTTAAGGACTTCCTCCCTTGATTGTGCGATTATACCGGAATGGGGGTCGTTCAGGAAATCCCTGAGCTCATGGGAGACCCAGTGGTATCTCCTAGCTGTCCTCCTCACGGGGTTCATGCCCTGCTGCACCACCGCCCAGTCCCCGTCCTCGCTGAAGAGCATGGCGTGATGGTATATGGAGTGGCCATCCTGTAGGGCAGCGTTATCGACCTTGGCCGTGAGCCTGCTCACCCTGACCAGCTCAAATGCCTTCGAGTCGCTCATGGACAGCCGATCGGCCTTCCTCAATATCTCGTTCGGTGTCTCGAGGGACCTCTTACCCTTCCCGCCGCAGGCAACTATTCCAATATCCTCCTCATCCAGCACCTCCCTGATCACGGCCGTCAGCACGGTCGTGACCCCGGAGGAGTGCCAATCATATCCCAGGACGCAGCCCAGGGACTGGAACCAGAAGGGATCGCTCACCCTTAGGAGGAACTCCCTCCTCCCGAACTCCCTGACTATCGTGACTATTATCTCCCTTCCCAGGGCCTTCATCCTAGAGTAGAGCCAGCTAGGGGCCCTTCCCTCGTGAAGAGGGAGCTCGGCCTCCCCAACTA comes from the Candidatus Korarchaeota archaeon NZ13-K genome and includes:
- a CDS encoding DUF763 domain-containing protein, yielding MVGEIPRIVGEAELPLHEGRAPSWLYSRMKALGREIIVTIVREFGRREFLLRVSDPFWFQSLGCVLGYDWHSSGVTTVLTAVIREVLDEEDIGIVACGGKGKRSLETPNEILRKADRLSMSDSKAFELVRVSRLTAKVDNAALQDGHSIYHHAMLFSEDGDWAVVQQGMNPVRRTARRYHWVSHELRDFLNDPHSGIIAQSREEVLNLAAGESEENRRASLDLIAEGSSRLRRLVEEVSSGPLSPYMGEGRFLRMPRRIDWRAVEEANQLGLRNYEDLLLVRGIGPSLLRALSLIAEVIYGAPASRRDPARYSFAFGGKDGVPFPVRTGLMDRAIEVLRSGVIQSNLPDQEKESAMRRLARITGLLNDGEASPGEDRKG